One segment of Zhihengliuella halotolerans DNA contains the following:
- the gcl gene encoding glyoxylate carboligase: MTRMRTVDAIALILEKEGATEAFGLPGAAINPLYSAMKAHGGIRHTLHRHVEGASHAADGYSRATGGIGICIGTSGPAGTDMITGLYAAIADSIPMLCITGQAPTHVLHKEDFQAVDIESIAKPVTKFASTILEPGLIPGTFAKAFQIMRSARPGPVLLDLPINVQMAEIEFDIDAYEPLPVDRPAATRAQAEKVLDLLVAARNPLIIAGGGVINAEASAQLVELAELLNIPVSPTLMGWGSIPDDHRLQSGMVGIQTHTRYGNETFLASDFVLGVGNRWANRHTGDLDTYRAGRKFVHIDIEATQVGRVFSPDLGIVSDAGAALEQLIAAARDRQAAGVLPDYSAWADECTARKGTGHRKTNFDNVPVKPQRVYQEMNAAFGQDTTYVSTIGLSQIAGAQMLHVFGPRRWINAGQAGPLGWTGPAALGVVRGKPGQTVVALSGDYDFQFMIEELAVGAQFKLPYIHVVVNNSYLGLIRQSQRGFDMDYHVSLGFENINSPETNGYGVDHVKVAEGLGCKAVRVEDPNRLAEGFAEAGRLAAEHQVPVVVEVILEKVTNISMGASLDAVNEFEELAISAADAPTALTPLSLKSPAEPAGAGV, encoded by the coding sequence ATGACCCGCATGCGCACGGTCGACGCGATCGCGTTGATCCTCGAGAAGGAAGGCGCCACGGAGGCCTTTGGCCTGCCCGGCGCCGCCATCAACCCGCTGTACTCGGCGATGAAGGCCCACGGCGGCATCCGCCACACCCTCCACCGCCACGTCGAGGGCGCGTCCCACGCGGCCGACGGCTACTCGCGGGCCACCGGCGGGATCGGCATCTGCATCGGTACCTCCGGTCCGGCCGGCACCGACATGATCACGGGCCTCTACGCCGCGATCGCCGACTCCATCCCGATGCTCTGCATCACCGGGCAGGCCCCTACGCACGTCCTGCACAAGGAGGACTTCCAGGCCGTCGACATCGAGTCGATCGCCAAGCCGGTCACGAAGTTCGCCTCGACGATCCTCGAGCCGGGCCTGATTCCCGGCACCTTCGCCAAGGCCTTCCAGATCATGCGCTCAGCCCGCCCGGGCCCCGTGCTGCTGGACCTGCCGATCAACGTGCAGATGGCCGAGATCGAGTTCGACATCGACGCCTACGAGCCGCTGCCCGTGGACCGCCCGGCCGCGACCCGTGCGCAGGCCGAGAAGGTCCTCGACCTCCTCGTCGCCGCGCGGAACCCGCTCATCATCGCCGGTGGCGGCGTGATCAACGCCGAGGCCTCGGCGCAGCTCGTCGAACTCGCCGAACTGCTGAACATCCCCGTCTCACCCACGCTCATGGGCTGGGGCTCGATTCCCGACGATCACCGCCTGCAGTCCGGCATGGTCGGCATCCAGACGCACACCCGGTACGGCAACGAAACCTTCCTGGCCTCGGACTTCGTCCTGGGTGTTGGCAACCGCTGGGCCAACCGCCACACCGGCGACCTGGACACGTACCGCGCGGGCCGCAAGTTCGTGCACATCGACATCGAGGCGACGCAGGTCGGCCGCGTGTTCAGTCCCGACCTGGGCATCGTCTCCGACGCCGGCGCGGCGCTCGAGCAGCTCATCGCCGCCGCCCGCGACCGCCAGGCGGCCGGCGTGCTGCCGGACTACTCCGCGTGGGCCGACGAGTGCACGGCACGCAAGGGCACGGGCCACCGCAAGACGAACTTCGACAACGTCCCGGTCAAGCCGCAGCGCGTGTACCAAGAGATGAATGCGGCGTTCGGGCAGGACACCACGTACGTCTCCACGATCGGCCTCTCGCAGATCGCCGGCGCGCAGATGCTGCACGTCTTCGGCCCGCGCCGGTGGATCAACGCGGGCCAGGCCGGGCCCCTCGGCTGGACCGGCCCCGCGGCCCTCGGCGTCGTGCGCGGCAAGCCCGGCCAGACGGTCGTGGCGCTCTCCGGCGACTACGACTTCCAGTTCATGATCGAGGAGCTCGCGGTCGGCGCCCAGTTCAAGCTGCCGTACATCCACGTCGTCGTGAACAACTCGTACCTCGGCCTGATCCGCCAGTCGCAGCGCGGGTTCGACATGGATTACCACGTGTCCCTGGGCTTCGAGAACATCAACTCCCCGGAGACCAACGGCTACGGCGTCGACCACGTCAAGGTCGCCGAGGGCCTCGGCTGCAAGGCCGTGCGCGTGGAGGACCCGAACCGACTCGCGGAGGGCTTCGCCGAGGCCGGACGTCTCGCCGCCGAGCACCAGGTGCCCGTGGTCGTGGAGGTCATCCTCGAGAAGGTCACCAACATCTCGATGGGCGCCTCGCTCGACGCGGTGAACGAGTTCGAGGAGCTGGCGATCTCGGCTGCGGATGCGCCGACCGCGCTGACCCCGCTGAGCCTCAAGAGCCCGGCCGAGCCGGCGGGCGCTGGAGTCTAG
- a CDS encoding 2-hydroxy-3-oxopropionate reductase has protein sequence MAQQKIAFIGLGIMGLPMAKNLVAAGFSVAGYNRSPEKTAELVAAGGTAAGTIGEAVAEADVIITMVPDSPDVEGVVIGENGAFAQAKDGALWIDNSTIRPDVAVALAEEARAVGLRALDAPVSGGEAGAISGALSIMVGGDAADFAAAADVFAAVGKTIVHVGPAGSGQTVKAANQLIVAANIQALAEGVAFLEAYGVDTTAALEVLGGGLAGSKVLDQKGQKMLDRDFAPGFRLALHHKDMGIVTAAAREAGVVLPLGGLVAQLVASTVASGDGGLDHSGLFRGVQRLGGSDTTAEAAATTTA, from the coding sequence ATGGCACAGCAGAAAATCGCCTTCATCGGACTCGGCATCATGGGCCTGCCGATGGCCAAGAACCTCGTCGCGGCCGGGTTCTCCGTCGCCGGCTACAACCGCAGCCCGGAGAAGACCGCCGAGCTCGTCGCAGCCGGCGGCACGGCCGCCGGGACGATCGGCGAGGCGGTGGCCGAGGCCGACGTCATCATCACGATGGTCCCCGACTCGCCCGACGTCGAGGGTGTCGTGATCGGCGAGAACGGCGCCTTCGCCCAGGCAAAGGACGGCGCGCTCTGGATCGACAACTCAACGATCCGTCCCGACGTCGCCGTGGCGCTGGCCGAGGAGGCGCGGGCGGTCGGCCTGCGCGCCCTCGACGCACCGGTCTCCGGCGGCGAGGCGGGCGCCATCTCGGGCGCCCTGTCCATCATGGTCGGCGGCGACGCCGCGGACTTCGCCGCAGCCGCGGACGTCTTCGCGGCCGTCGGCAAGACGATCGTGCACGTCGGCCCGGCCGGATCCGGTCAGACCGTCAAGGCCGCGAACCAGCTCATCGTGGCCGCCAACATCCAGGCACTCGCCGAGGGTGTGGCCTTCCTCGAGGCCTACGGCGTCGATACGACGGCGGCGCTCGAGGTCCTCGGCGGCGGCCTCGCCGGCTCGAAGGTCCTGGACCAGAAGGGGCAGAAGATGCTGGACCGCGACTTCGCCCCCGGCTTCCGCCTCGCCCTGCACCACAAGGACATGGGGATCGTGACCGCGGCGGCCCGCGAGGCCGGCGTCGTCCTCCCGCTCGGCGGCCTCGTCGCGCAGCTCGTGGCCTCGACCGTCGCCAGCGGCGACGGCGGGTTGGACCACTCGGGCCTCTTCCGCGGCGTCCAGCGCCTCGGCGGCTCCGACACCACCGCAGAGGCCGCCGCAACCACCACGGCCTGA
- a CDS encoding hydroxypyruvate isomerase family protein — MSYTVNCSILLTELPLLERPAAAKAAGFDQVEFWWPFAEAVPADAEVDRFITALDDAGVKLTGLNFLAGDMPGGDRGLVSWTGREIEFRDNVDVVAGIGESTGCRHFNALYGNRLESSTAAAQDELAVENLAAAAAGVGRIGGTVLLEPVSGAPAYPLKTASDALGVIDRVAAAGADNVKLLADFYHLSVNGDDVAAVVESHAKDFGHIQIADNPGRGAPSTGDLPLGEWITRSRELGYAGPVGLEYKAAREDAFTWLIRQPA, encoded by the coding sequence ATGTCCTACACAGTGAACTGCTCGATCCTGCTGACCGAACTGCCCCTGCTGGAACGACCGGCTGCGGCCAAGGCCGCCGGCTTCGATCAGGTCGAGTTCTGGTGGCCCTTCGCGGAGGCCGTTCCGGCCGATGCCGAGGTGGACCGCTTCATCACCGCCCTGGACGACGCGGGTGTGAAGCTGACCGGCTTGAACTTCCTCGCCGGCGACATGCCGGGCGGTGACCGCGGTCTGGTCTCCTGGACGGGCCGCGAGATCGAGTTCCGCGACAACGTCGATGTGGTCGCAGGGATCGGCGAATCCACGGGATGCCGTCACTTCAACGCGCTCTACGGCAACCGGCTGGAGTCCTCCACCGCCGCCGCACAGGACGAACTGGCCGTCGAGAACCTCGCCGCAGCCGCGGCCGGGGTCGGCAGGATCGGCGGTACCGTGCTGCTCGAGCCGGTCTCGGGTGCGCCCGCCTACCCGCTCAAGACCGCGTCCGACGCCCTCGGCGTCATCGACCGCGTCGCTGCCGCCGGGGCCGACAACGTCAAGCTGCTGGCCGACTTCTATCACCTGTCCGTCAACGGAGACGACGTCGCCGCCGTCGTCGAGTCCCACGCTAAGGACTTCGGCCACATCCAGATCGCCGACAACCCGGGCCGTGGGGCCCCAAGTACGGGCGACCTCCCGCTCGGCGAGTGGATCACCCGGTCCCGCGAACTCGGCTACGCCGGCCCCGTGGGCCTCGAATACAAGGCCGCCCGCGAGGACGCCTTCACCTGGCTCATCCGCCAGCCGGCCTGA
- a CDS encoding YfcC family protein: MNSRTDKSTREQGDVAAKRRWRFGVPHIYIILFSFIALGALATYLVPGGSYERIDGPDGRTTIDPESFQFIASQPTTLVDFMLAIPRGMVSAAEVVIFTLMIGGLFGVLKATGLVEHAVEALSKRFSNRGPVLIAVLMGTFSLVATLIGTQELALVYVPVILPLIIALKYDSIVAAAIALCATTAGFTSGILNPINTGLGQKLAGVPLWSGFGLRAVIFVVTVTIAIVFVIRYANKVRRDQTLSLMHGSPAEMEKRRDYTEASRDEPSHKMTKRQRAAAVVALGFFAVLVFGVLKLGWFMMEMAGLFILVGAIVGVISGLRGAELAEAFNDGFRAVLVGALIAGIARGVAVVLEDGQILDTIVYALGEAVGGLPAALAAVGMFVGQMGLNFIIPSGSGQALVTMPIMAPLADILGVTRQTAVLAYQLGDGFGNILFPTSGYFMATLAIAGVPWQKWVKFFIPLFLIWFVIALIFLVFAQVTGWS; the protein is encoded by the coding sequence ATGAACTCACGCACCGACAAGTCGACCCGCGAACAAGGGGACGTCGCAGCGAAGAGGAGGTGGCGCTTCGGCGTCCCCCACATCTACATCATCCTTTTCAGCTTCATCGCGCTGGGCGCACTCGCCACGTACCTCGTACCCGGGGGCAGCTACGAGCGCATCGATGGACCCGACGGGCGCACGACGATCGACCCGGAGAGCTTCCAGTTCATCGCGTCGCAGCCGACGACCCTCGTAGACTTCATGCTGGCGATCCCCCGCGGCATGGTCTCCGCCGCGGAAGTCGTCATCTTCACGCTCATGATCGGCGGGCTCTTCGGCGTACTGAAGGCCACCGGGCTGGTCGAACACGCGGTCGAGGCCCTCAGCAAACGCTTCTCCAACCGTGGACCGGTGCTGATCGCCGTCCTCATGGGCACGTTCTCGCTCGTCGCGACGCTCATCGGCACCCAGGAGCTCGCCCTGGTGTATGTGCCGGTGATCCTCCCGTTGATCATCGCCTTGAAGTACGACTCGATCGTCGCGGCCGCCATCGCATTGTGTGCGACGACGGCGGGGTTCACCTCCGGCATCCTCAACCCGATCAACACCGGCCTCGGGCAGAAGCTCGCCGGCGTCCCGCTGTGGTCCGGATTCGGCCTGCGCGCGGTCATTTTCGTCGTCACCGTGACCATCGCGATCGTCTTCGTGATCCGCTACGCGAACAAGGTGCGTCGCGACCAGACGCTCAGCCTCATGCACGGCAGCCCCGCGGAGATGGAGAAGCGCCGCGACTACACCGAGGCCTCGCGGGACGAGCCGTCGCACAAGATGACCAAGCGCCAGCGTGCGGCCGCCGTCGTCGCCCTCGGCTTCTTCGCGGTTCTGGTGTTCGGTGTCCTCAAATTGGGCTGGTTCATGATGGAGATGGCCGGTCTGTTCATCCTCGTGGGCGCCATCGTCGGCGTGATCTCCGGGTTGCGCGGCGCGGAGCTCGCCGAGGCCTTCAACGACGGCTTCCGTGCGGTCCTCGTCGGCGCCCTGATCGCGGGCATCGCCCGCGGCGTCGCCGTCGTGCTGGAGGACGGCCAGATCCTCGACACGATCGTCTACGCCCTCGGCGAGGCCGTCGGCGGCCTGCCCGCCGCGCTGGCCGCCGTCGGAATGTTCGTCGGCCAGATGGGCCTGAACTTCATCATCCCCTCGGGCAGCGGCCAGGCCCTCGTGACCATGCCCATCATGGCTCCGCTGGCCGACATTCTCGGCGTGACCCGCCAGACCGCCGTGCTGGCCTACCAGCTGGGCGACGGGTTCGGAAACATTCTCTTCCCGACGTCGGGATACTTCATGGCCACCCTGGCCATCGCCGGCGTCCCGTGGCAGAAATGGGTGAAATTCTTCATCCCGCTGTTCCTGATCTGGTTCGTGATCGCGCTGATCTTCCTGGTCTTCGCGCAGGTCACGGGCTGGTCGTAG
- a CDS encoding nucleobase:cation symporter-2 family protein has translation MILKKKSRPGASRSGPARPEDERLPLGSTFAYGFQHVLTMYGGIIAPPLIIGAAAGMDSQDIGLLIAACLFVGGLATILQTIGVPFFGSQLPLVQGVSFAGVSTMVAIVHGGGGIQSVFGSVIVASLIGLAITPVFSKIIRFFPPVVTGTVITTIGLTLMPVAANWAMGGNSQAEDYGSVSNIGLAAATMAVVLLLSKVGSSAISRLSILLAMVVGTLIALAVGKADFSKVGEGDVVAFPTPFAFGAPTFEIAAIISMLIVILVTLTETSADIIAVGEITKSKVDARRIGDGLRADMLSSALSPVFNSFTQSAFAQNVGLVAITGIKSRFVVSAGGLILVVLGLLPILGRVVAAVPTPVLGGAGVVLFGTVAASGIRTLAKVEYRGNMNLIIVAASIGFGMIPIAAPHFYDQFPAWFATIFHSGISSAAIAAILLNIMFNHVKKGNTENQSVFVAGTERSVTDQDVACLADGDHFEDGKLIDREGREVPITSSIDVVKVPDRTETREP, from the coding sequence ATGATCCTCAAGAAGAAATCCCGGCCCGGGGCCTCCCGCTCCGGCCCCGCACGACCGGAGGACGAGCGGCTGCCCCTGGGCAGTACGTTCGCGTACGGCTTCCAGCACGTCCTCACGATGTACGGCGGCATCATCGCGCCGCCGCTCATCATCGGTGCCGCCGCGGGTATGGACTCCCAGGACATCGGCCTGCTCATCGCGGCTTGCCTCTTCGTGGGTGGTTTGGCCACGATTCTGCAGACGATCGGCGTGCCCTTCTTCGGTTCCCAGCTCCCGCTGGTCCAGGGTGTCTCCTTTGCCGGCGTCTCCACGATGGTCGCCATCGTGCACGGGGGCGGCGGGATCCAGTCGGTCTTCGGGTCGGTGATCGTCGCCTCGCTCATCGGTCTGGCCATCACCCCGGTGTTCTCCAAGATCATCAGATTCTTCCCGCCGGTCGTGACCGGAACGGTCATCACGACGATCGGCCTGACGCTCATGCCGGTTGCCGCTAACTGGGCCATGGGCGGCAATTCCCAGGCTGAAGACTATGGAAGCGTCTCGAACATCGGCCTCGCGGCCGCGACGATGGCCGTCGTGCTGCTGCTGAGCAAGGTCGGCAGCTCGGCGATCTCGCGCCTTTCCATCCTGCTGGCCATGGTCGTCGGCACGCTCATCGCCCTGGCCGTCGGCAAGGCGGACTTCTCCAAGGTCGGCGAGGGCGACGTCGTGGCTTTCCCGACGCCGTTCGCCTTCGGCGCACCGACCTTCGAGATCGCGGCGATCATCTCCATGCTGATCGTCATCCTCGTGACGCTGACGGAGACCTCGGCCGACATCATCGCCGTCGGCGAGATCACCAAGTCCAAGGTCGACGCCAGGCGCATTGGCGACGGTCTTCGGGCCGACATGCTCTCGAGCGCGCTCTCGCCGGTCTTCAACTCCTTCACCCAGAGCGCCTTCGCCCAGAACGTTGGCCTCGTCGCGATCACCGGCATCAAGAGCCGCTTCGTGGTCAGCGCGGGCGGCTTGATCCTCGTGGTCCTGGGGCTGCTGCCGATCCTCGGCCGGGTCGTGGCGGCCGTGCCGACGCCCGTGCTCGGCGGTGCCGGCGTCGTCCTCTTCGGGACCGTCGCTGCCAGCGGCATCCGCACCCTGGCAAAGGTCGAGTACCGGGGCAACATGAACCTGATCATCGTGGCCGCCTCGATCGGGTTCGGCATGATCCCGATCGCGGCACCGCACTTCTACGACCAGTTCCCGGCCTGGTTCGCCACGATCTTCCACTCGGGCATCAGCTCGGCGGCCATCGCGGCGATCCTGCTGAACATCATGTTCAACCACGTGAAGAAGGGCAACACCGAGAACCAGTCGGTGTTCGTCGCCGGGACTGAACGCTCGGTCACCGACCAGGACGTCGCGTGCCTGGCCGACGGCGACCACTTCGAAGACGGCAAGCTGATCGACCGCGAGGGCCGCGAGGTCCCCATCACGTCGAGCATCGACGTCGTCAAGGTGCCGGACCGCACCGAGACACGCGAGCCGTAG